The following proteins are encoded in a genomic region of Papio anubis isolate 15944 unplaced genomic scaffold, Panubis1.0 scaffold243, whole genome shotgun sequence:
- the LOC101019238 gene encoding keratin-associated protein 13-2, which produces MSYNCCSGNFSSRSFGGYLRYPASSCGFSYPSNLVSSTDLCSPSTCQLGSSLYRGRQETCWEPTSCETSFVESSPCQTSCYRPRTSLLCSPCQTTYSGSLGFGSSSCRSLGYGSRNCYSVGCGSSGFRSLGYGGCGFPPLGYGSGFCHPTYLASRSCQSPCYRPAYGSIFCRSTC; this is translated from the coding sequence ATGTCCTACAACTGCTGCTCTGGAAACTTCTCCTCCCGCTCCTTTGGCGGCTACCTGCGCTACCCAGCCTCCTCCTGTGGCTTTTCCTATCCCAGCAACCTGGTCTCCAGCACTGACCTCTGCTCTCCCAGCACCTGCCAGCTGGGTTCCTCTCTCTACAGGGGCCGTCAGGAGACCTGCTGGGAGCCCACCAGCTGCGAGACGTCCTTTGTGGAGTCCAGCCCCTGCCAGACCTCCTGCTACCGCCCCAGAACCTCCTTGCTCTGCAGTCCCTGCCAGACGACTTACTCTGGGTCTCTAGGCTTTGGATCCAGCAGCTGCCGCTCCCTGGGCTATGGATCGAGGAACTGCTACTCAGTGGGCTGTGGGTCCAGTGGCTTCAGATCCCTGGGTTATGGAGGCTGTGGCTTCCCTCCCCTAGGCTATGGCTCTGGATTCTGCCACCCAACCTACTTGGCTTCTAGGAGCTGCCAGTCTCCTTGTTACAGACCAGCCTATGGATCAATCTTCTGTAGATCAACTTGCTGA